One window of Hylemonella gracilis genomic DNA carries:
- a CDS encoding propionate--CoA ligase, with product MSSTRSHAPSSYAAFHQRSITQRDAFWAEQAGLIDWQTAPRQICDYSHPPFARWFVGGTTNLCHNAVDRHLKDRAQQPALIAVSTETGQEQVYTFADLHLEVQRMAAVLHSLGVAQGDRVLIYMPMIAEAVFAMLACARIGAIHSVVFGGFASGSLATRIDDAEPKVIVSADAGSRGGKVTAYKPLLDEALRLSRHQPSSVLLVDRQLAPMPLVPGRDQLWSALREQQLYTSVPVAWVDATHTSYTLYTSGTTGKPKGVQRDTGGYAVALAASMKYIYEGQAGETYFSTSDIGWVVGHSYIVYGPLIAGMATILYEGLPIRGLDGLPDPGIWWRLVEKYKVTRMFSAPTAVRVLKKQDPAYLKRHDLSSLKALYLAGEPLDEPTAQWISDALQVPIIDNYWQTETGWPILSIANGVEKTPGKFGSPGVPMYGYDVKLISESTGEELTGPDQKGVLAIEGPLPPGCMQTVWRDDARFVNTYWKSIPGRLIYSTFDWGVRDKDGYFFILGRTDDVINVAGHRLGTREIEECIASHVNVAEVAVVGVADALKGQVALAFVVARDASGLGEAQARLRFEGELMQVVDRQLGAVARPSRVLLVQLLPKTRSGKLLRRALQAVAEGRDPGDLTTLDDPGALQQVRELLAGKS from the coding sequence ATGTCCAGCACGCGCAGTCACGCCCCATCCAGCTACGCGGCCTTCCATCAGCGCTCCATCACCCAGCGCGACGCCTTCTGGGCCGAGCAGGCCGGCCTCATCGACTGGCAAACCGCACCTCGGCAGATCTGTGATTACAGCCACCCGCCTTTCGCGCGCTGGTTCGTCGGCGGTACGACCAACCTCTGCCACAACGCGGTGGACCGCCACTTGAAGGACCGTGCCCAGCAGCCCGCCCTGATTGCCGTCAGCACCGAAACCGGCCAGGAACAGGTCTACACCTTCGCCGATCTGCACCTGGAAGTGCAGCGCATGGCCGCCGTGTTGCACAGCCTGGGCGTGGCCCAGGGCGACCGGGTGCTGATCTACATGCCCATGATCGCCGAGGCCGTCTTCGCCATGCTGGCCTGTGCGCGCATCGGCGCCATCCACTCGGTGGTCTTCGGCGGCTTCGCCTCGGGCTCCCTGGCCACGCGCATTGACGATGCCGAGCCCAAGGTCATCGTCAGCGCGGACGCGGGTTCGCGCGGCGGCAAGGTCACGGCCTACAAGCCGCTGCTGGACGAGGCCCTGCGCCTGTCCCGCCACCAGCCGTCCTCCGTCTTGCTGGTGGACCGGCAACTGGCGCCCATGCCCCTGGTGCCCGGGCGTGACCAGCTCTGGAGCGCGCTGCGCGAGCAGCAGCTGTACACCTCCGTTCCCGTGGCGTGGGTGGACGCCACCCACACCAGCTACACGCTCTACACCAGCGGCACCACGGGCAAGCCGAAGGGCGTGCAACGCGACACGGGCGGTTACGCCGTGGCCCTGGCGGCCAGCATGAAGTACATCTACGAGGGCCAGGCGGGTGAAACCTATTTCTCCACCAGCGACATCGGCTGGGTCGTGGGCCACAGCTACATCGTCTACGGCCCGCTGATTGCGGGCATGGCCACCATCCTCTACGAAGGCCTGCCCATCCGTGGTTTGGATGGCCTGCCCGACCCCGGCATCTGGTGGCGACTGGTCGAGAAGTACAAGGTCACGCGCATGTTTTCCGCGCCCACGGCCGTGCGCGTGCTCAAGAAGCAAGACCCGGCCTACCTCAAGCGCCACGACCTCTCCAGCCTCAAGGCCCTGTACCTCGCGGGTGAGCCGCTGGACGAACCCACCGCGCAGTGGATCAGCGATGCCCTGCAGGTGCCCATCATCGACAACTACTGGCAGACCGAGACCGGCTGGCCCATCCTCAGCATCGCCAATGGCGTTGAAAAAACACCCGGCAAGTTCGGCAGCCCTGGCGTGCCCATGTACGGTTACGACGTCAAGCTCATCAGCGAAAGCACGGGCGAGGAACTGACCGGGCCGGACCAGAAAGGCGTGCTCGCCATCGAAGGCCCCTTGCCGCCGGGCTGCATGCAGACCGTCTGGCGCGATGACGCGCGCTTCGTCAACACCTACTGGAAGAGCATTCCCGGCCGGCTGATCTACAGTACCTTCGACTGGGGCGTGCGCGACAAGGACGGCTACTTTTTCATCCTCGGACGCACCGACGACGTGATCAACGTGGCGGGCCACCGCCTGGGTACGCGCGAAATCGAGGAATGCATCGCCAGCCACGTCAACGTGGCCGAGGTGGCCGTGGTCGGCGTGGCCGACGCGCTCAAGGGCCAGGTGGCCCTGGCCTTCGTGGTCGCGCGCGACGCCAGCGGCCTGGGCGAGGCGCAAGCGCGCCTGCGCTTCGAGGGCGAACTGATGCAGGTGGTGGACCGCCAGCTCGGCGCCGTGGCCCGCCCGTCACGCGTGCTGCTGGTCCAACTGCTGCCCAAGACCCGCAGCGGCAAGCTGCTGCGCCGCGCCCTCCAGGCCGTGGCCGAAGGGCGCGACCCGGGCGACCTCACCACGCTGGACGATCCGGGGGCGCTACAGCAGGTGAGGGAGTTGCTGGCGGGCAAGAGTTGA
- a CDS encoding GNAT family N-acetyltransferase, translating into MAFLRTMTISDYESVIQLMKDTPGVSLRDADSREATARYLERNLGMSFVAEHGGRVIGCIMCGHDGRRGYLQHLVVHAEHRRQGIANALVSRCLASLEDLGIFKSHIDVFRTNEVAQAYWESQGWMRRTDIHRYSRVSNGNANA; encoded by the coding sequence ATGGCATTCCTCCGCACCATGACAATCAGCGACTACGAGTCGGTCATTCAACTGATGAAAGACACGCCGGGTGTTTCCTTGCGCGATGCCGACTCGCGCGAAGCAACTGCGCGATACCTTGAGCGCAATCTCGGTATGAGCTTCGTGGCTGAGCATGGGGGGCGGGTCATTGGGTGCATCATGTGCGGCCATGATGGCCGCCGTGGTTACCTTCAGCATCTGGTGGTCCACGCTGAGCACCGAAGGCAAGGTATTGCGAACGCACTCGTCAGCCGTTGCTTGGCGAGCCTGGAGGACTTGGGCATCTTCAAGTCGCACATCGACGTCTTCAGGACGAACGAAGTCGCGCAAGCCTACTGGGAAAGCCAGGGCTGGATGCGTCGCACTGATATTCACCGCTACTCACGGGTCAGCAACGGCAACGCCAACGCCTGA